AGTTATTTGGATAATCAATGGATCGGTTtgagtctttttatttattttatttagaaacatGGCCGAAAAGGGACCACGTGATCTTCATTGTTTCAGACCCTATCCTGCAGAATGTGTTAGACAGCGGCGTTAGAAGGAGACGCTGCAGAGGACGACGCAGGTTCAACTCCACTCAGCTGCAGGGTCAAAGGTTAAAGGTCAACACAAAGCAGCTGGAaaacagctgagagagagagagagagagagagagagagagagagagagagagatggaaaaagtgtgtgtggtcGTCTCTACACACACGGGCCATAGCCTTGATCTCCGCTTTGCTTAAATCAGGGTCTCacaggaggtgtgtgtgtatgtgtgtgtgtgtgtgtgtaggtgtgtaggtgtgtgtgtgaataattaACAGATaagtatgtgtgagagagagagagagaaaggataaGTATAAGTTAGTGTGAATTTAATGTTAGTTCAAGGCTGCAACTGAGGCCACGTCCACCCgtaggccccccccccccacccccccacccgtCTTCCTTGGCATCGGTTCATCGGTTAGTTCAACGTGTGCGCCCAAACGTCCAATCGAAGACTCAAGGGTGTCGTTCTCAAAATCTGTCACCCTGGGACCAGGTTTCAAAAACGTGTGTTTTCAGGATTAATTTGGACGATTGgccaaaactatgaaaaacGTGAAAATTCCatgtaaaatggaaaatgttaaaatgttgaaaaacgtggatcagtgtttcccaaaaagcccaagatgacgtcctcaaatgtctcgctTGGTCcccaactcaaagacattcagtttactgtctcagaggagagaagacactagaacttattcacatttaacacgctGACGTCAGAAGttttacttctttaaaaaacaaataaaggacTCTGTCAAAATAGTCGATTAATcgcaatttaaataaatagcaatttatttaatagttgacaactaatcattATTCTTTGCAGCTACTGTTGTTAGAGCAGGGGGAACGAGAGGGAGAAACGAcggagcagggggaatgagaggggaaagtgtcagagcagggggaatgaNNNNNNNNNNNNNNNNNNNNNNNNNNNNNNNNNNNNNNNNNNNNNNNNNNNNNNNNNNNNNNNNNNNNNNNNNNNNNNNNNNNNNNNNNNNNNNNNNNNNGGGGGCGGTCGCtgttatctttgtttttctacGCAGATGTAACTAGACGCTAGTAGGAGTTAACCATACACTTAAATTAACGATGACCATAActtggattttcttttattttgaagctttttcccctttatttcagagtgacagtggacagagagggaagggggagagagatgggggaggacagggccgcaggtcggatttgaaccccgggccgctgcaaaggccccttatgaggtcatgagtacggtacatacatacagtattaggggaccactaaggtctatataaagagacttcagatacagtattaggggaccactaaggtctatataaaagagacttcagatacagtattagggaccactaaggtctatataaagagacttcagatacagtattagggaccactaaggtctatataaaagagacttcagacacagtattagggaccactaaggtctatataaagagacttcagatacagtattagggaccactaaggtctatataaagagacttcagatacagtattagggaccactaaggtctatataaagagacttcctGCTGCCGGGTTTTGTTTGATCTAAAACCGTTGGTGCTTAAATGTGATGAATGTGGACGATCATTAATGTGTGTGCTGTTGCTTTGTTGGTCATTGTGGGGGGGCTTCAGCGAGTGGTCACAATCATTTATcctgcagccacacacacacacacacacacacacacacacacacacacacacacacacaccccaacagACTAACACGCATACTTTCACTGTTGTGATCAATGTATGTgacactaacaaacacacaaacactgcagagcctgaaggacacacacacacacacacacacacacacagacacacacagacacacacacacacagggtggcTTCAGGcctcagggtaaatccagaaataaagacaatagaaccgttgtgtgtgtatatgtgtgtatgtgtgtgtgtatgtgtgtgtgtgtgtatgtgtgtgtgtatatgtgtgtgtgtgtgtgtctgtgtgtgtgtgtgtttaagaccTCAGGGCTGCCAAGCAGAAGATCTGTGGAAAGCCTGACAGACCAGAGCCATGTTTGTGTAAcagggtgtgtgtttgcgtgtgtgtatgtgtgtgtgtgtgtgtgtgtgctcgtgccaaaacaataaataacagtaaAGCGTGAAGCTGCAGTTTAACGAGGGAACAGACGCGTCGGTGAGCAGCCGGCTGCGCTCATTTCAGCCCGACAGGAACGCTTTTAAATCtcatttaaatatgcaaatgagcccGTTGGCTACAGTTAATGGGatagtgaagaagaagaagaggtccATCTGAGTCCCAGGCTAAGGGTTCAGGCCAAAACACCAGAAGAAAGCGtcaaaaacgttggaaaaagtgacaaagcgTTGGGGGAAAAGTGtctaaaacaatgaaaatagcGCCAGAAACGTcgataaaatgtcaaaagaaattgacaatgaaatttttgtttgaaaatagtGAGCAGAAAcgtcaaaaacaacaaaaactacatgaaaatctttgcaaagagcaacaaaaacgtGGCGTTTCCAGTGCTTAGGTGCGTTCGACAAAGGGCGGCGTCAACGCGAACCCGCCCAAATGAGATCATAatgtaataaatgaaatgaaaccttCTGCCACTTCAccccaaaatccccaaaatccccaaaatccGACCGACTCGTAACCAACGAGCAAAAATTGTCCTAAATGTCGGTTTCTGCCTCTCGTTCAAACACATCTCATTAATCACACAAGGTTTAAATAAGAGAAGGAGACGAggacacgcagacacacacggGAGGAGAGCTGCCCGAAGTCACGGCCTACACACGTAAACAAGAGGAaaaacacgtgtgtgtgtgtgtgtgtgtgtgttcgtgtgtgtgtgtgtgtgtgtcttgtacGTTAAATGCCAAGGACTCAGAGGAGTCGCTGCCATCTGCAAAGACAGATGACCggccagagagagagatctgtgtgtgcgtgtgtctgtgtgtgtgtgtctgtgtgtctgtgtgtgtgtgtgtgtctcacatcTGTGTAATTTATTATACATGGAAGGTGAAGTGTGTGTGGAGGACGCTGTGCaaaagtgcatgtgtgtttatgtgtttatgtgtgtgtgtgtgtttatgtgtgtgtgtgtgtgtgtgtgtgtgtgtgtgtgtgtgtgttctgactTTCATGCCACAACTCAACTGAAGTCTACACAACAAAACCACAACTTTAAACATCCTGTGCAGCATTTACTGATGAACAATGAGATGAATACTGTGTACTAATGTAATACATAAATACTGcaactatacatatatatatatataattttttaaaaggaaaagcaGCTATTGTTAAGGCCACAGgttcaaaattaaataatttattaaaagatgTATTAAATATAACTTATGTCACCAGTAAATTcctgttaaatgaaaaaaaaaaaaaaaaaaaaacactggatgggaaaagggtattttactataactttgaatgcaccacgaggCTGTGGCAGCTACAGACTGTTGACTTACAGACAAATGTTTActttacaccccccccccccccccccccccccccccccatgtgagTCGAGTGCTGATGCGAgtcgtgcatgcgtcactttgcgacaagtagcctccgaggtgctaacgagagacttctgtaacgtcaacacagtaaaaatggagctacttaaccaagttggttcactgctagcttagctacaagttagcatcaaacacaaccaaggctgtcagctgaatggtgttttaagctaacgttagcattcaaacaaccatagatagctacgacgtttctgaaatgactgTAAAGgctaataatagaacagctacaacagtgtGGTGAGTTCAGGAAAATGACATCacgttactgtaatgcagcctttaaaaccaaggAAAtgacacttatgtcatattacgatgttacgatatccaaaatctaagacgatatgtagtctcatatcacgatatcgattTAATATCGACATATAGCCCAGCGCTAAGTAGCAACATGGGCTTTGTACCAACACATACATTTGACCCGCCCCCGACTCTCAGAATGACAAGGGAGGAAGGGAATGTGGCGAGCCAGAGGACCAATCAGAGGCCAGCGTGCTGCACAACTGCTTCCTGTGCAGCTCCGGCCTCGTTCCCGCAAATCAAAGATCAACCACAAGCCAGAGCAGACGAaagacaggacacacacacgcacacacacacgcacagtcgtgtctggctatctttgtggggaccagtcattgacataatgcattccctagcccctaaccctaaccttaacNNNNNNNNNNNNNNNNNNNNNNNNNNNNNNNNNNNNNNNNNNNNNNNNNNNNNNNNNNNNNNNNNNNNNNNNNNNNNNNNNNNNNNNNNNNNNNNNNNNNtaaacacacacacacacaaacacacacacacacacacacacacacacacacacacacacacacacaaaaacaaaccagtGTGATCCCAAACATCCAAACTGGGCAGTTAACCAGCACAGCACTCCCAGTTACATTTTCTCAGCTTCATCAATATATAAGACCAGCATGACTATGACGTCATCAGAACTCATCAGAACTGCAGGTAAACCAGGTCTCGGTGGGGGCCAAAAGACTTCAAACTTCAAACTCAGAACCCAAATAGGCTCCATTTGTCACATGTGGACCCATCATcttccatacacacacacaaaataaaagaagtcTCTCTTACCTCGGAGGTTCTGGATCTTCACCGCCACCTCTGCGGGCTCGCGCAGGCTGCGCGCCAGGTACAGACGCCCCGAGTCCCGCTCGATCTGGACCGGAGAGTCGGGCTCGGAAATCACCTCAAACCGCCGCTGCTCGAACCTCTGGTCCGGCACCGTGAACACCAGATCCCCGACTCTGCTGTCATCCGGGACGGTGACGGTGTAGCTCAGCTCCTCGGTGAGCGCGCGGAGCCTCCGTCGCGCTCTCGCTCCACCGGAGCGGCGGACGATGACGCGCAGGAACACCGGCTCTCCCGTCAGCGCCTCATCCCCGCCGTCACGCACGTGCAGCTGTAGCGTCAACCGGCTGACCCCCAGCAGCGACCCGACCAGCTTCACCTGCCCCGTCCGTGGAACCACGTGCAGCAGCGGAGACGGTGGCGCCGCGTAAAACGTGACGCGGCCGTTCCTCTCCGCGTCGCCGTCCTTCGCGCCGAAGCGAGCCAGCTCGGTTCCGAGCGGCGTCAGCTCGTGCACCTCCACCGTCTGGTTCCCGCCGGTGAACCGGGGAACGTTGTCGTTCTGGTCCGACACCTCCACCTGCACGGCGGATGCTCTCCTCCGACAGCGCGGCGGCAGCTGCACCGTCAGCTCGTACATCGCAATGAACTCCCGGTCCAGAGGTTTGGCGGAGACCAACCCCAGGAGGCGGTGGTCCCGGTGGATAGTGGGGTAGTGAACAAGCCGGAAATCGGACGCGTAATCCCCCAGCAGGCTGGCGTTCAGGTCCGCGCCGGGGCAGCCGGCTCCCAGCGGCAGCAGCACCCCGGACACCCGCGTCCCGGCCGGGGAGTTCTCCGCTATGTGGCCGGAGTAGCGCGCTGGGTGCCCGGGCTGCGCGGACGCACGCACCGGGGAGGCatggagcagcaggagcagcagaggGAGCAGCAGAGGGAGCAGGTGGAAGAAGGAGAGTCTGAGGAAGAGAACCGCTTCGGTCATGTTTCCATCTAACCCGTTTCAGGGTGGAGAAGACCACAAAGTGTCCGCCAGGGCCGCGAGATGGGTCTCTGCCTGGGATCCGATGGGAAATGATGTCAGCTGGCAAAACAACTGTTTATGTGCGGGGAAAAGATTTAAAATCCAATTAAGTAATTAAGTCCTAAGTCCGGGTTTTGGTGTGGGAAGAGAAGCGCGCAAAACCATCCAGTGAATATTAGCAAGAAGCCGATATTCCTCTCCAGTTAATTAATAACTCACTTTTACgcatgaatgaaataaaatgagtcTTTTCTCCTCATTCTTCTCATGTAACGTCAGTAGAAGTGCAATATATATTTCCCGGACAGATGAtgctgatgaagatgaagatgatgatgttGCTGCTCCACAAAGTTTCGGAGCGTCTCCACCGGAGGACGGCTCAGACTGACGCGCGCGCAGACACCCAGCAGAGTCCATGTGGCTGCTCCGGCACCGCCCAGTCCAGAGGAGAGGGACCAATCACAGGGCAGGAGCGGGCCTGAGTGACAGGCTGCAGGACCCGCCCACTTGCATGCTGCGTCagctgatggagagagagagagagaNNNNNNNNNNNNNNNNNNNNNNNNNNNNNNNNNNNNNNNNNNNNNNNNNNNNNNNNNNNNNNNNNNNNNNNNNNNNNNNNNNNNNNNNNNNNNNNNNNNNNNNNNNNNNNNNNNNNNNNNNNNNNNNNNNNNNNNNNNNNNNNNNNNNNNNNNNNNNNNNNNNNNNNNNNNNNNNNNNNNNNNNNNNNNNNNNNNNNNNNNNNNNNNNNNNNNNNNNNNNNNNNNNNNNNNNNNNNNNNNNNNNNNNNNNNNNNNNNNNNNNNNNNNNNNNNNNNNagagagagagagagagagagagagagagagagagagagagaagaatgaTTACAAAATAACCTAAATTAAGAGAGTTGAAACAATGTGATATGATATTTAAGGATTTGGCTGTACCATCGTTCTCCTCCTGCCTCTATCACTTTATGCTTAAattggtgtttatttttttagattaggtTGTGCcagttattgttattttatttttattcagatGTAATCTGCCTGGCAACATAAGCAATGTATTGTCATGCCAAA
The genomic region above belongs to Etheostoma cragini isolate CJK2018 chromosome 6, CSU_Ecrag_1.0, whole genome shotgun sequence and contains:
- the LOC117945926 gene encoding cadherin-16-like codes for the protein MTEAVLFLRLSFFHLLPLLLPLLLLLLHASPVRASAQPGHPARYSGHIAENSPAGTRVSGVLLPLGAGCPGADLNASLLGDYASDFRLVHYPTIHRDHRLLGLVSAKPLDREFIAMYELTVQLPPRCRRRASAVQVEVSDQNDNVPRFTGGNQTVEVHELTPLGTELARFGAKDGDAERNGRVTFYAAPPSPLLHVVPRTGQVKLVGSLLGVSRLTLQLHVRDGGDEALTGEPVFLRVIVRRSGGARARRRLRALTEELSYTVTVPDDSRVGDLVFTVPDQRFEQRRFEVISEPDSPVQIERDSGRLYLARSLREPAEVAVKIQNLRGEERYLCRLTLSMPSQADLQWAMVPSPYLGAVGPDASPGSVVYRLSARQRDGMLGQAQFLLLDSE